GCGGCGGCAGGTGTGCTGCAGGCGGCGGGATTCGAGGTCCTGGAGCGGGCTTCCCTGTTTCAGGGGGCGCTGGCGGTCATCCTGGCCCGGCCTGGACGCTCCCAGGGGGCGGCGTAGGCACGGGGGCCGGCCCGGAAGGATGGATTTTCCAGGCAGGCTTCCGCCACCAGCGCATCGTGCATGGCCAACTGATTGAGATCGTTGTTCTGCAGGCGGGCGTCTTCGGAAAACTCGCCGCGGTAGTCACGGATGAGCAGCCGCAGTTCGTCGGGATGGAGTTGCAGCCGGTGGTTCTCGGCCACGCAGCGACACAGGCTGTCGGCCTGGCGCTTGTCCAGATGCCGCGCGGCCTGCTGCCGGCAGACAGCTTCAAATTCGGCCACAGCGGCTGCCAGGGCTGCCTTGTCGTCCCCTTGTCGCGACGCAGCGCAGCCGGCAGTCAGCAGGCATGCAACACAGGCGATGACACAGAAGATGCGCATGGCGTGTCCAAAAATGTGGTGCGAGCGGTTGCGCTTTGGCGGCATCCAATGCAAGCTGGCCATGGTGGCGCCGCAGCATTCAATGCTTCGCATCATATATCCCCGCGGGCTTGCATGGTCAATGCCGGGGTGTGGCGAGCGCCCGGCGCAGGCCGGATTCTGATTTGGTTTTGACAAGAATTAGACTTGGTTATAGAATTTCTTGAAAACGGCCGCCCAGTCCGGGCGCACCGCATGCTGTGTGGAAATGATTGCGGCGGGTTACAGCTGCGGCCTTGCCCGATTCCGCATCCCCCCAACGCTGCCCTGCCGTCCAGCTTTTTTTCCTGGAGACGACCATGAACCAGATGACGCCGGAACAATTCAGCGCCCTCACGAAGCAGCTTGAGGAGTGGAAGGAAGATACAGAGTACCAGCTGCAGACGTTCTTTGATGAGACCCGTGTGTTGATCAACGAAAACCGCAAGCGATACAACCGGCTGCTGGTCATTCTGGCCGTGTCCCTTGCCTTGAATCTGTATTCCACCAGTTTCTTGTACACGGTGCGAGACTATGCCGTGAACACCACGCAGCACATGACGCACTTGTACGAAAATCTCATGCGGCTTGTGTTGCCCAAGGAGTAGATCCGGCGCACCCGTCACGACAAGTCACGACAAGTCAGGATTGGGCAGGAGTGGGCAAGACTGGGCAGGAAAGGGCACGGCAGGGAGGTACGCAATGGCGTCGCCGGTGAAAATCAAGCGTTCGCAAAAGCAGACCGGAAGCTCCGGCGGCAAAAGATCCAACCACGCCGGCGGTGCACCCCCCAGCAAGCCGATTCATCTGATTCTCGCCACCGTGGCGGTGACGGCGTTGCTGATCAGCGCGGCGAGCTATTTGTTGCCGCCGCTGCCGTCGCGTTCCCCCTCCCCGCCGCCTGATGCCGAAGAGCGCCAGCCCCTGGTGCCTTTTCCCCCCATCGGGCAATCCAAGACAACTATTCTGCCGCAGCCGGCAGCGCCACCGGTGTTGCCGCCTGCTGTGGATCTCGCGCCCGTGCCGGCGCGGTCCGCCACGGCGCCCATGCCGGCGCCGCCTGTGCCGGCGGCGCCAACGCCTCCCGCTGCCCCTCCGCCCCCCAATCCTGCTGCCCCTCCGTCCCCCAGTTCTGCGACCAGTTCTGCGCCCAGTCCTGCGCCCAGTCCTGCATCTGGCCAGCCCCGCAGCGAGGGCAAACCCCGTAGCGAGGGCAAGCCCGGGGATGTGGTCCAGCAGGCCCTGCAGGATGCCGCCCGTCTGGCAGCCGTTTCCACCAGTCCGCCCCCGCCCGCCGCACCAGCCAGAAAATCGACCCCGGACCGCGCGGCCAAGCCTGCTCCGGCCGTCGCCTCGACACCGGAAAAAGATCCCCCCATCACGGCTGAGGAGCGCGCCCACAAGAACAGTCTGGTGGCCGCCCAGGTGGAGAAGGTCCAAGGTCGTTGCCTGCTGCGCGTCACCTCGGCCAGGCCCCTGCTGCGCTACAAATGGCTGCAGCTGGAGAATCCGCCCCGGGTAGCCCTGGATCTGGTGGGCAGCTGGGATGTGAACGCCATGACCCGCGACCGCGGCGACGGCCTGTGCGTGCGCGAACTGCGCCTGGGCCGGCACGCGGACCGGGTGCGGGTGGTGGTGGAACTGGCCGGCGGCTCCACCACGGGTCCCAAGGAGGTGGTGGTGGAGAAGACCTCACCCAAGGAACTGCTGATCACCTTGCCGCATCGCTGAGTTCGTCCCACGCGCCCACGCGCGCGTGCGCCTGCCCCCCGTGCATCTGGGGTGTCCGGTCCTGTTGCTGCCTGCCCTCTCCGGCGTTGTCGGGGAGGGCTTTTTTTGGCGTTGCCAGGGACCGATTCCGAATGATCGTCTTGACATTTGCCATTACGCAGACGTATTGACGGCCATGGCATACGATCTTGATCGAATCGACGTCCAGATACTCCGGCTACTGCAGGAGAACGCCCGCATTTCCAACGCCGCCATTGCCCGCGAGGTGGGCATGGCGCCGTCGGCCGTGCTGGAGCGCATCCGCAAGCTGGAGCGGCGGCAGGTCATCCTCGGGTACACGGCGCAGCTCAACCCTGCGGCCCTGGGCCGGGGGCTCACCGCCTTCACCAACGTGCGCACCGAGGAGGCCGTGGGCGCCACCGAAGCCGGCGAGGAGCTGGCCCGGCTCCCCGGCGTGCAGGAGGTGCACCACACCGCCGGCCAGGACTGCTACCTGGTGAAGTTGCGCGTGGCAGATACCACCGCCCTGGCCCAGCTGCTCAAGCAGTTTGGCGCCGTGCCCACGGTGCGTGACACCCGCACCACCATTGTGCTGACCACGGTTTGTGAATCCAACCCCTTGCCCCTTCCCGACCTTGAGGCCGGGGAGGGCGGCCGCCAGGCATAAGGAAGCATCCGCATGGATCCTCGCACCCTCGAACCCGCCGTCATTGCCCGCGGCAAGGAATTTTTCGCCAGCATCAGCGGCGAGGCCCCATCCATTTTCGATAAGGGCTGGTGGACCGGCAAGGTCATGGACTGGTCCATGAAGCACGAAGACTTCAAGGTGAAGATGTTCCGCTTTGTGGACGTCATCCCGGCCATCCACGACACCGATTCCCTGGTCCGCCACATCAAGGAATACTTCCAGGACGGCTGCGGCGAGCTGCCGCCGGTGATGTCTGCCGGCCTCAAGGGGGCCAGTCTGGCCGGGTCCCTCGGCCTGGGGCTGATGGCCAAGGGCATCCGTTCCAACATCGAGAAGATGGGCCGCCAGTTCATCGTGGGGCAGGACGCCAAGGAGGCCGTGAGCTCCATTGAAAAGCTGCGCAAGGACGGCTTCGCCTTTGTCATCGACAGCCTGGGCGAAGCGACCATGAGCGAGGAGGAGGCCGACGAGCATCTGGAAGATCACCTCAAGCTCCTGGATGCCCTGGGCGCGGCGCAGAAAAAGTGGAAGCCCCTGGGCAACGCCGGCAACGAGCTGGACTGGGGCCACGCCCCCAAGGTGAACCTGGCCGTCAAGCCCACGGCCTTCTATTCCCAGGCCACCCCGCGGGACTTTGAAGGCTCCGTGCAGGGCATGCTCAAGCGCCTGTTGCCCATGGCCCTGAAGGTCAAGGAGATCGGCGGGTTCTTGTGCATCGACATGGAGCAGCTCAGCGTCAAGGACATCACCATCGAGGCCTACAAGCGCCTGCTGCTGCATCCCGAACTCAAGGACTATCCGCACCTGGGTCTGGTGCTCCAGACCTACCTGCGCGATACCGAAGCCGACCTGGACGATCTGCTGGCCTGGGCCCGGCAGCACAACCGGCCCATCTCCCTGCGCATGGTCAAGGGCGCGTACTGGGACTACGAGACCGTCGTGGCCCGGCAGAATGGCTGGGAAGCACCAGTCTGGCTGCAGAAGCCCGAGTCCGACGCCTGCTACGAACGCTGTGCCTGGAAGATCCTCCAGCATGCGGACATCTGCCACCTGGCCTGCGCCTCCCACAACATCCGCACCATCAGCGCGGTGATGGAGATGGCCAAGGCCCTGGGCGTGGATGAGTCCCGCTACGAATTCCAGGTGCTCTATGGCATGGCCGAACCCGTGCGCAAGGGCCTGAAGAACGTGGCCGGCCGCGTGCGGCTGTATTGCCCGTATGGCGATCTCATCCCCGGCATGGCCTATCTTGTGCGTCGCCTGCTGGAAAACACGGCCAACGAGAGCTTTTTGCGGCAGAGCTTTGTGGACGAAGCCAGCCAGGAAGAATTGCTGGCAGACCCGGCCACCAAGATTTTGCCTGCGCCGGAACCTGCCGAACCCGCTGCGGCCTGCGTCAGGAAACCGTTCGACAACGAAGCCATGGTGGACTTCACCGTGCCGGAAAGCCGGCAGGCCTTCCCGGCGGCCATCGCCATGGTCCGCAGCCGGCTGGGGCGGACGTACCCGCTGTGGATCGATGGCAAGGACGTGGAAACGCCGGACACCATCGCCACCCGCAACCCGGCCAGACAGGACGAGGTGATCGGCCATGTCTGCCAGGCCGGCGTGGAAGAGGTGGAAGCGGCCATCGCCGCCGCCCGGACGCAGCAGAAGGCCTGGGCCCGGCTGCCGGCGTCCCAGCGTGCGGACTGCCTGCGCAAGGCGGCGGGCATTTGCCGCGAGCGCATCGTTGAACTGAGCGCCTGGCAGGTGCTGGAAGTGGGCAAGCAGTGGGACCAGGCCTATGCGGACGTGGCCGAAGCCATCGACTTCCTGGACTATTACGCCAACGAGGCCGAGCGGCTGGCCGCGCCGCGCACCGAGGCCTCCCTGCCCGGCGAGTCCAACCGTCTGGCGTATCGTCCCAAGGGGCTGGTGGCCGTCATCGCCCCCTGGAACTTCCCCTTTGCCATCTCCGTGGGCATGTGCGCCGCGGCGCTGGTGACGGGCAATGCGGTGCTGTACAAGCCGTCCAGCCTGTCTTCGGTGGTGGGGTACGGGTTGAAGGAAGTCTTCCAGGCCGCGGGCATTCCCGGCGGCGTCTTCAACTACTTGCCCGGCCGCAGCTCCGTGATGGGCGATCATCTGGTGGGCCACAAGGACATCCACGGCATCGCCTTCACCGGGTCCATGGAAGTGGGGTTGCACATCATCAAGACGGCTGCCGTCCCGGCTCCCGGTCAGGCCCATGTGAAGCGGGTGATCGCCGAAATGGGCGGCAAGAACGCCATTGTCATCGACGACGACGCCGAGCTGGACGAAGCCGTGGCCGGCACGCTGTATTCCGCCTTCGGCTTCCAGGGGCAGAAGTGCTCGGCGTGCTCGCGGGTCATCGTGCTGGATGGCGTGTGCGACCGCTTTGTGCCCCGGCTGGTGGCGGCGGCGCGATCCGTCAAGATCGGTCCGGCTGAGGACTCGTCCAATGTCATGGGGCCGGTCATCGATCCCAAACAGCAGCGCAACGTCAACCAGTACGTGGAACTGGCCCACACCGAAGGCAACGTGCTGCTCATGCACACCGCGCCGCAGCCCCTGTGGGCTGAGGGGTGCTACGTGCCCCTGACCATCGTGGAGGGCATCACGCCGCAGCATCGTCTGGCCCAGGAGGAAATCTTCGGCCCGGTGCTGTCCGTCATGCGGGCCAAGGATTTTGACCAGGCCATGGACTGGGCCAACAGCACACAGTTTGCCCTTACGGCCGGGCTGTATTCCCGCTCTCCGGCGCGCATCGAGCGCTTCAAGCAGGAGATGGAAGCCGGCAACCTGTACATCAACCGCGGTACCACCGGCGCGCTGGTGCATCGCCAGCCCTTCGGCGGGTTCAAGCTCTCCGGCGTGGGCTCCAAGGCCGGCGGCCCGGACTACCTGCTGCAGTTCGTGGATCCCGTGAACACCACCGAAAACACCATGCGCCGCGGCTTTGCCCCGGTGGACGAATAGGGCAAGGTATCTTTGAAAGGAGTTCTCGGGGGAAAACCTTTCTGAAGAAAGGTTCTTCCCCCGAACCCCCTTTCCAAAGACTTTTTTTGGTATAATTACAAAGAACTATCAAAGTGTTGGAAGGGGAGAGCGCGAGAGGGGAGAACCTTTTGCAAAAAGGTTCTCCCCTCTCGCAACGTCCTTTTTCAAAAGGAACATGCGCTCATTGCGTGGCAGGGTGCGGTGCGTGGAGTTATCCCGCCACCAGCTCTTTCAGTTTGGCGATGGCTTCGGCAATCTTGCCCGGCTCCGTGCCGCCAGCCTGGGCCAGATCCGGCCGGCCGCCGCCGGAGCCGCCCACCACGGCGGCCACATCCTTGATGAGCGACGGCGCGGTGAAGCGGCCGTGCAGATCCTTGGACACATACAGAATCAGCGGGGCCTTGCCTTCGGCTTCCGCGGCCAGCAGGGCCACGCCGGAGGGCAGCTTGGAGCGCACGTCGTCCATCAGGTCGCGCAGCACCTTCACGCTGGGGGCGTCCACCTTGGCGGCCAGCACCTGCACGCCGCCGATGGTCTCCACCGCATCCATGATGGACCCGCCGCCGCCGGAAGCAGCCGTGGCCGCCTTGGCCGCGAGCTTTTCGTTCTCTTTCTTGAGGGCCTTGACTTCCTCCAGCAGCAGCTGGACCTTGCGGGCCGATTCGCCCGGCTGGGCCTTGAGCTGCCCGGCGATTTCGCCCAGCTCCTGGCGCTGGGCCATGAGATGCTGCAGGGCGTTCCAGCCGGTGGCGGCCTCGATGCGGCGCACCCCGGCGGCCACGCCGGTTTCCGAAAGAATAACAAAGCTGCCGGCCTGGCCGGTGGCCGTCAGGTGCGTGCCGCCGCACAACTCCACAGACACGCCCGGGGCTTCCACCACGCGCACCTGATCGGTGTATTTTTCGCCGAATAGCGCCATGGCGCCCCTGGCCACGGCCGCTTCATAGTCCATGGTGCAGATGCTGACGGGGATGTTTTTGAGGATGGCGGCGTTGACCTGCTCTTCCACCCGGGCGATTTCTTCGGCCGTGAGGGCGGCAATGTGCGTGAAGTCGAAGCGCATGCGGTCCGGCCCGACGAGGGAGCCGGCCTGCTTGACGTGTTCGCCCAGCACGCTGCGCAGGGCGGCCTGCAGCAGGTGCGTGGTGGTGTGGTTGCGGGCGGTTGCCGTGCGCTTGCCCTCGGCCACGTCCAGGGTTGCATCCTGGCCCACGGCCAGACTGCCCTGGCGCACCTCGACCACATGCACGGTGAGGTCCGGGGACGGCTTGAGGGTGTCCGTCACCGTGGCCTGGCCGGTGGCGGTGGCGCACGCGCCGCCATCCCCCAACTGGCCGCCGGATTCGCCGTAGAAGGGCGTGGCCCGGGCCACCAGATAGCCCTTGGCACCGGCCGGCAGGGATTCGACGAGCTGCCCGGCCTCGTCCAGCAGGGCGACAATCTCGCTCTGGTGCGTCAGGGTGTCGTAGCCCACAAAGCGGCTGGAGATGCCCTGTTCCAGCAGCGCCCGGAACTGGCCGGCCAGGCCGGCCTCGCCGGAGCCTTTCCAGGCCGCCTTGGCGCGGGTTTTCTGGTCCTGCATGTGGGCGGTGAAGCCGGCTTCGTCCACACAAAAGCCCTGGCGTTCCACCACATCCTTGACGATGTCCAGGGGGAAGCCGAACGTGTCGTACAGTTTGAAGGCGAACTCGCCGGCGATGGTCATGTCGCCTGCGGTGCGGCGGGCGGCCATTTCCTCTTCCAGCATGATCAGCCCCTTGCCCAGGGTCTGGGAGAAGCGGTCTTCCTCTTCCCGGACCACGCGCTGCATGAAGTCGGCGTTGTCCAGGAGTTCGGGGAAGGCGACGCCCATGAGGCGGACCACCTCGCCGCAGACCTTGTGCAGGAAGGGATCCTTGAGGCCGATGAGGGTGCCGAAGCGCAGCGCCCGGCGGATGAGCCGGCGCAGCACGTAGCCGCGGCCCTCGTTGGAGGGCAGGATGCCGTCGGCGATGAGAAATGCCGTGGCCCGGGCGTGGTCTGCGATGACGCGCAGGGCCGTGTCGCCGTCGTCGGTGGCGCCGTAGCGGGTGTCGGCCAGGGAGGCGGCGAAGCGGATGATGTCCTGGAACAGGTTGATATCGAAGTTGGACTGCACGCCCTGGCACACGGCGCTGATGCGCTCCAGGCCCATGCCTGTATCGATGGAGGGCTTGGGCAGGGGCATGCGGGTGCCGTCTGGCAGCTGGTCGTACTGCATGAACACCAGGTTCCAGATTTCGAGGAAGCGGTCGCAGTCGCACAGGCCAATGCCGCAGTCCTCGCCGCAGGACATCTGCTCGCCCTGGTCAAAGAGGATCTCGGAGCAGGGACCGCAGGGGCCGGTGTCGCCCATGCTCCAGAAGTTGTCCTTCTCGCCCATCTTATAGATGCGGTCTGGGGGCACGTTGGCCACGTCCTGCCAGAGCTGGCCGGCGTCGTCGTCGTCCCGGAAGATGGTCACATACAGCCGGTCCTTGGGCAGCTTGAGTTCCTGGGTGAGGAATTCCCAGGCAAAGCTGATGGCCTCGCGCTTGAAGTAGTCCCCGAAGGAGAAGTTGCCCAGCATTTCAAAGAAGGTGTGGTGCCGGGCCGTGCGGCCGACGTTTTCCAGGTCGTTGTGCTTGCCGCCCACGCGCAGGCATTTCTGGGAGGTGACGGCGCGGCGATACTCCCGCACTTCCTGCCCCAGAAAGACATTTTTGAACTGCACCATGCCGGCGTTGGTGAAGAGCAGGGTGGGGTCGTCCTTGGGCACCAGACCGGAGGAGGCGACGGGGGCATGGCCTTTGGCGGCAAAGAAGTCGATAAAACGACGGCGGATTTCGTCGGCGGTGAACACGATGTGGGGCTCCTGAAAAGTGAACTCGGATACTGGGGAAAATGGCTGACGCTAGTCGGGCATGGTGTCGTCGTCGTAGCCGGCGTCCGGAGGAAAAGGGCTGTCGTCGTCGGCGGCGGGCATGGCGCCCGTGAGTTTGGGCGGGCCTTCCATGCCGAAGTGGGCCAGCAGCTTTTCTTCCACCTGCTGGCGAATGTCCGGATGTTCTTGGAGAAAGTCGCGAACCTTCTCCTTGCCCTGGCCCAGGCGCTCCGAGCCGAAGGCGAACCACGCGCCGCTCTTGTCCACAATCTTGGCTTCCACGCCCAGGTCGATGAGTTCGCCCTCGCGGGAGATGCCCTGGCCGTAGAGGATGTCGAAGATGGCCTCGCGGAACGGGGGGGCCACCTTGTTCTTGACCACCTTCACCTTCACCCGGGAGCCGTAGACTTCTTCCTTGTCCTTCAGGGTCTGGATTTTGCGGATGTCCAGCCGGATGGAGGCATAGAACTTGAGGGCGTTGCCGCCGGAGGTGGTCTCGGGGCTGCCATAGCCCATGGTGCCGATCTTCATGCGGATCTGGTTGATGAAGATGATGGACGTGCGGGACTTGTGGATGGTGCCCGTGAGCTTGCGCATGGCGTGGCTCATGAGCCGCGCCTGACCGCCCACCTGGGTTTCTCCCATCTGGCCTTCCAGTTCCGCCTGGGGAATGAGGGCGGCCACGGAGTCCACCACCACCAGATCCACGGCATTGGAGCGCACCAGCATGTCGGCAATGTCCAGGGCCTGCTCGCCGTAATCGGGTTGGGAGATGAGCAGCTCATCCGTCTTCACGCCCAGGCGGCGGGCATAGTTCACGTCCAGGGCATGTTCGGCGTCGATGAAGGCGGCGGTGCCGCCCAGCTTTTGGCATTCGGCGATGACATGCAGGGCAATGGTGGTCTTGCCCGAGGACTCCGGCCCGTATATCTCGCTCACCCGGCCGCGGGGGATGCCGCCCACGCCCAGGGCAAGATCCAGGCCGATGGAGCCGGTGGGGATGACCGGGATGGCGACATGATGCTCGTCGGAGAGTTTCATCACCGAGCCGGTCCCGTATTTGCGCTCGATGGTGGCCAGGGCGGTGGAGAGGGCCTCCTGCCGGGCGGCCAGGGGATCGACAGGTGCGGCGGGTTTGCGCGCCATGAAGGATGCTCCGTACAAAAAGGGAAATCAGGTGGAAGGAGGCATAGCAGAAGGGAGGGGGAGGGGGCAAGGGCAGGGACAGCCCGTGGCGCAGGGAATTCTGCACACGCGCCCCCGGCCTTTGTCGGGCTCCGCACACCGGGCGATGGGGGGCTTCCCGTGGCGGCGGCTGTCCCCGGAGTGAAGGCTACGCGGGGAACATCAACCTGCCGTAAAGCCGGCCCAGGCGCGGGGAGCGGCGCATGATCTTCATGCCCAGGCGCGCCAGCTTGAGCAGCCTGTTGCGCCGGGCGGTGCTGCCCTGGTGCATGGGCCAGGGGGAGCGCTTGGTGTCGAAGGTGTCCCAGTGCAGGCGGTCAAGACCGTGCTTGGCCTTGAGGGCCTGATACACCTGGGAGCCCGGCAGGGGGTAGCAGGGCGTCACCGTGGCCATGGCCAGATCCAGGGAGAAGGCAAAGCGCAGGGTCTGGTGCATTTCCGCCAGGCTTTCGTCAGGAAAGCCAAGGATGAACCACCCCACAGGGGCGATGCCGTGGGCGTTGCACAGCGCCGTCACCCGGCGGTAGTCCTCCAGGCTGCAATGCTTTTGCAAGCCGGTGCGAATGCGCGGCGCGGCGGACTCGATGCCCAGGTGCAGCATGCGGCAGCCGGCGCGGTGCATGAGGGAGACGGTTTCCTCGGTCAGATGATCCAGCCGCTCGTAGCTGCAGCAGTCCCAGGTGGCCTGGATGTTCTCCCGCAGCATGGTTTCGCAGATGCCGGTGAAATGCGCAGAGGAGGACGTGAAGCAGTTGTCCATGATCATGAAACTCTTCACGCCATGGTCGCGTTGCAGGCGGCGCATTTCGTCCACCACCTCTTCGGGATCGCGGAAACGGATGCGCTTGCCGCTGACCATCCAGGCACTGCAGAAGCTGCAGGCCCCCGGACATCCCCGGGTGGTGATGATGGGCGCGGCAGCTCCCCCCAGCGCATCTGCCAGGCCAAGGACATTATAGGATTCCGGAGCCAGCAGATCCCAGGCAGGCTGCGGCAGACCGGGCAGATCCCTCGTCAGGGCCGGCGGGTTGGCCCGCACGCCGTCGGCGCTGCGCCACACCAGCCCGGGGATGGCAGCCAGGGAGTCATCGTCAGGAGATCCGTGCTCCAGCAGGCTGGCCAGGGCTGGCAGGGCGGCTTCGGCCTCGCCGCGGAAGGCGTAATCCAGCTCGGGAAAGTCTGCCATCACTTCCGCCGGTTCGGCGCAGGAGGGATGCGGCCCGCCCAGGATGATGCGCGTGCCCGACAGGGCGCGGCGGATGGCGCGCACCGTGGCCATGGCGGCGGCCGTATCCTTGGTGAACACCTTGACGCCGACGAGTCCGGGGGCGAGGCGTCGGCAGTCTTCCAGCAAAGAGGCCTCGTCGCCGGGGGCGTTCCAGTCCCGCACATGCACCGCATGGCCGGCCGCCTGCAGGGAGGACGCGAGATAACCCAGGCCCAGATCGGGCAGATGCGGCGGCTCCAACACAAGGGACACCAGGGGCTGCGTGAGGAGGATATGCATGTGTTCCTCAAGGACGGTGCGAAAGGTCGTGCAAGGGGGCGACAGCTCACCCTATTTTGAACATAGCCGCATGGCCCCCGACCGTCAAGCGAACGCGCAGCGCCTGCCGCCCTGGCCAGCAGCCCCGTCGGCGGGCTCCTGCCCCCAGTAAAATGGACCTGGACTCATTCCTGCCAATGCCTGGGATCGGTAAGCGTCTGGGCGCAGGCCACCGTTCCCGTCACGGTGCCGAGCAGGTCCGGTCGCAGTGCCTGCACCATCCAGGCGTCGGCATGTTCCGGCGGAATCGGGTAGGGGGCCGCCAGACCGCGCTCGCCGGCGGGCACAAAGCCGTGGCGAGGGTAATAGCCTGGATGTCCCAGCACGAATACCAGCCCAACGCCCATGGCCTGCAAGCGGCTGAGTCCGAAACGGATCAGGCTTCCGCCGATTCCCTGCTGCTGGAAGTCCGGATGCACACACAGCGGCGCCAGAATGGACGCCGCCACCTGTTCGCGCGCGCCCGTGAGCCGTACACTCGAGAACAGGATATGCCCGACAACTCGCGCCTGGCAGGTGGCAACGAACGACAGCACAGGCATGGCGCTGGCATCCTTGGACAGGCTGTCGATGAGGTCCACGATTTCCGGGCCCTGCGCCTTGCCGAACGCCGCCAGGGCG
This sequence is a window from Megalodesulfovibrio gigas DSM 1382 = ATCC 19364. Protein-coding genes within it:
- a CDS encoding Lrp/AsnC family transcriptional regulator; its protein translation is MAYDLDRIDVQILRLLQENARISNAAIAREVGMAPSAVLERIRKLERRQVILGYTAQLNPAALGRGLTAFTNVRTEEAVGATEAGEELARLPGVQEVHHTAGQDCYLVKLRVADTTALAQLLKQFGAVPTVRDTRTTIVLTTVCESNPLPLPDLEAGEGGRQA
- a CDS encoding GNAT family N-acetyltransferase, with translation MHATLHGNAPPLEIRSAMDADSPAVHAVALAAFGKAQGPEIVDLIDSLSKDASAMPVLSFVATCQARVVGHILFSSVRLTGAREQVAASILAPLCVHPDFQQQGIGGSLIRFGLSRLQAMGVGLVFVLGHPGYYPRHGFVPAGERGLAAPYPIPPEHADAWMVQALRPDLLGTVTGTVACAQTLTDPRHWQE
- a CDS encoding B12-binding domain-containing radical SAM protein, which codes for MHILLTQPLVSLVLEPPHLPDLGLGYLASSLQAAGHAVHVRDWNAPGDEASLLEDCRRLAPGLVGVKVFTKDTAAAMATVRAIRRALSGTRIILGGPHPSCAEPAEVMADFPELDYAFRGEAEAALPALASLLEHGSPDDDSLAAIPGLVWRSADGVRANPPALTRDLPGLPQPAWDLLAPESYNVLGLADALGGAAAPIITTRGCPGACSFCSAWMVSGKRIRFRDPEEVVDEMRRLQRDHGVKSFMIMDNCFTSSSAHFTGICETMLRENIQATWDCCSYERLDHLTEETVSLMHRAGCRMLHLGIESAAPRIRTGLQKHCSLEDYRRVTALCNAHGIAPVGWFILGFPDESLAEMHQTLRFAFSLDLAMATVTPCYPLPGSQVYQALKAKHGLDRLHWDTFDTKRSPWPMHQGSTARRNRLLKLARLGMKIMRRSPRLGRLYGRLMFPA
- a CDS encoding AMIN domain-containing protein, whose protein sequence is MASPVKIKRSQKQTGSSGGKRSNHAGGAPPSKPIHLILATVAVTALLISAASYLLPPLPSRSPSPPPDAEERQPLVPFPPIGQSKTTILPQPAAPPVLPPAVDLAPVPARSATAPMPAPPVPAAPTPPAAPPPPNPAAPPSPSSATSSAPSPAPSPASGQPRSEGKPRSEGKPGDVVQQALQDAARLAAVSTSPPPPAAPARKSTPDRAAKPAPAVASTPEKDPPITAEERAHKNSLVAAQVEKVQGRCLLRVTSARPLLRYKWLQLENPPRVALDLVGSWDVNAMTRDRGDGLCVRELRLGRHADRVRVVVELAGGSTTGPKEVVVEKTSPKELLITLPHR
- a CDS encoding proline dehydrogenase family protein; the encoded protein is MDPRTLEPAVIARGKEFFASISGEAPSIFDKGWWTGKVMDWSMKHEDFKVKMFRFVDVIPAIHDTDSLVRHIKEYFQDGCGELPPVMSAGLKGASLAGSLGLGLMAKGIRSNIEKMGRQFIVGQDAKEAVSSIEKLRKDGFAFVIDSLGEATMSEEEADEHLEDHLKLLDALGAAQKKWKPLGNAGNELDWGHAPKVNLAVKPTAFYSQATPRDFEGSVQGMLKRLLPMALKVKEIGGFLCIDMEQLSVKDITIEAYKRLLLHPELKDYPHLGLVLQTYLRDTEADLDDLLAWARQHNRPISLRMVKGAYWDYETVVARQNGWEAPVWLQKPESDACYERCAWKILQHADICHLACASHNIRTISAVMEMAKALGVDESRYEFQVLYGMAEPVRKGLKNVAGRVRLYCPYGDLIPGMAYLVRRLLENTANESFLRQSFVDEASQEELLADPATKILPAPEPAEPAAACVRKPFDNEAMVDFTVPESRQAFPAAIAMVRSRLGRTYPLWIDGKDVETPDTIATRNPARQDEVIGHVCQAGVEEVEAAIAAARTQQKAWARLPASQRADCLRKAAGICRERIVELSAWQVLEVGKQWDQAYADVAEAIDFLDYYANEAERLAAPRTEASLPGESNRLAYRPKGLVAVIAPWNFPFAISVGMCAAALVTGNAVLYKPSSLSSVVGYGLKEVFQAAGIPGGVFNYLPGRSSVMGDHLVGHKDIHGIAFTGSMEVGLHIIKTAAVPAPGQAHVKRVIAEMGGKNAIVIDDDAELDEAVAGTLYSAFGFQGQKCSACSRVIVLDGVCDRFVPRLVAAARSVKIGPAEDSSNVMGPVIDPKQQRNVNQYVELAHTEGNVLLMHTAPQPLWAEGCYVPLTIVEGITPQHRLAQEEIFGPVLSVMRAKDFDQAMDWANSTQFALTAGLYSRSPARIERFKQEMEAGNLYINRGTTGALVHRQPFGGFKLSGVGSKAGGPDYLLQFVDPVNTTENTMRRGFAPVDE
- the recA gene encoding recombinase RecA; translation: MARKPAAPVDPLAARQEALSTALATIERKYGTGSVMKLSDEHHVAIPVIPTGSIGLDLALGVGGIPRGRVSEIYGPESSGKTTIALHVIAECQKLGGTAAFIDAEHALDVNYARRLGVKTDELLISQPDYGEQALDIADMLVRSNAVDLVVVDSVAALIPQAELEGQMGETQVGGQARLMSHAMRKLTGTIHKSRTSIIFINQIRMKIGTMGYGSPETTSGGNALKFYASIRLDIRKIQTLKDKEEVYGSRVKVKVVKNKVAPPFREAIFDILYGQGISREGELIDLGVEAKIVDKSGAWFAFGSERLGQGKEKVRDFLQEHPDIRQQVEEKLLAHFGMEGPPKLTGAMPAADDDSPFPPDAGYDDDTMPD
- the alaS gene encoding alanine--tRNA ligase, encoding MFTADEIRRRFIDFFAAKGHAPVASSGLVPKDDPTLLFTNAGMVQFKNVFLGQEVREYRRAVTSQKCLRVGGKHNDLENVGRTARHHTFFEMLGNFSFGDYFKREAISFAWEFLTQELKLPKDRLYVTIFRDDDDAGQLWQDVANVPPDRIYKMGEKDNFWSMGDTGPCGPCSEILFDQGEQMSCGEDCGIGLCDCDRFLEIWNLVFMQYDQLPDGTRMPLPKPSIDTGMGLERISAVCQGVQSNFDINLFQDIIRFAASLADTRYGATDDGDTALRVIADHARATAFLIADGILPSNEGRGYVLRRLIRRALRFGTLIGLKDPFLHKVCGEVVRLMGVAFPELLDNADFMQRVVREEEDRFSQTLGKGLIMLEEEMAARRTAGDMTIAGEFAFKLYDTFGFPLDIVKDVVERQGFCVDEAGFTAHMQDQKTRAKAAWKGSGEAGLAGQFRALLEQGISSRFVGYDTLTHQSEIVALLDEAGQLVESLPAGAKGYLVARATPFYGESGGQLGDGGACATATGQATVTDTLKPSPDLTVHVVEVRQGSLAVGQDATLDVAEGKRTATARNHTTTHLLQAALRSVLGEHVKQAGSLVGPDRMRFDFTHIAALTAEEIARVEEQVNAAILKNIPVSICTMDYEAAVARGAMALFGEKYTDQVRVVEAPGVSVELCGGTHLTATGQAGSFVILSETGVAAGVRRIEAATGWNALQHLMAQRQELGEIAGQLKAQPGESARKVQLLLEEVKALKKENEKLAAKAATAASGGGGSIMDAVETIGGVQVLAAKVDAPSVKVLRDLMDDVRSKLPSGVALLAAEAEGKAPLILYVSKDLHGRFTAPSLIKDVAAVVGGSGGGRPDLAQAGGTEPGKIAEAIAKLKELVAG